One Chryseobacterium indoltheticum DNA segment encodes these proteins:
- the rnhA gene encoding ribonuclease HI, which yields MRIEIYTDGACSGNPGKGGYGILMRVPEKSYQKTFSKGFRKTTNNRMELLAVITALEKLKSTENDIHVFTDSKYVSDAINQNWISGWIKRGWKNVKNPDLWKRFVVLYNQYTPKMHWVKGHAGHFENELCDKLAVAAANSPNLEVDTYFEGLESNSLF from the coding sequence ATGAGAATTGAAATATATACTGACGGAGCCTGCAGCGGAAACCCCGGAAAAGGAGGTTACGGCATTTTGATGCGTGTTCCCGAAAAAAGTTATCAAAAAACATTTTCTAAAGGCTTCAGAAAAACGACCAATAACAGAATGGAACTTTTAGCTGTAATCACTGCGCTGGAAAAACTTAAATCTACAGAAAACGATATTCATGTTTTTACCGATAGCAAATATGTTTCTGATGCCATTAACCAAAACTGGATATCCGGCTGGATCAAAAGAGGTTGGAAAAACGTAAAAAACCCCGATCTGTGGAAGAGATTTGTTGTACTTTATAATCAGTACACTCCAAAAATGCATTGGGTAAAAGGCCACGCAGGACATTTTGAGAATGAACTTTGCGATAAACTTGCCGTAGCTGCAGCAAACTCACCAAATCTTGAAGTAGACACCTACTTTGAAGGTTTAGAAAGTAATTCTCTATTTTGA
- a CDS encoding T9SS type B sorting domain-containing protein, whose protein sequence is MRKLLLFFILITSQLYYSQSDCITAIPVCGNSDISYNSDTNGSIIEQTSGSCLGLENHSVWYVFTAATTGTIEFTINPDTIPGVTHYDYDFAVYGPNIDCATWDFGNAVSCNYSGTSGPTGLSSTQTGSQWNAPLQVIAGEVYYVLIDNYIPASNLGFSLTWGGTAALTSAFNDPALTPNPFITPGVPNATNPALPNEILKCALPMQFDFTTLTSGILNGNPNFTITYHDANNDAITGSNPLTTTTINGTTLYYYRIKYTDPANPTNPANGCFQTGKFKFKQGNIVAKNATIQACNNNGAGTGTFNLTTANVFDDPTATKKYYPTLADLNAGTNEITNPTAYVSAPKTIYVKVTSVEGCTANSTITLSFFPVVVVTPATLESCFIEAAITTASFDLTQANVTSQTGITKRFFTSQANALAGTNEIIPATNYITTSTDVYVRVTNTDGCYAITKITLKVLPPVKSSVLKDKTICLEDKTTLDAGSGFDGYEWSTGATTQSISNVGVGAYWVKLKTGKCFTLQQVHVYPSQQPVIASIDITNNTITVNASGGSAPYQYSLDGINWQDSNVFTGLPRGENKIFVKDSFDCNPIQIQVTVPNLVNAITPNGDNVNDEIDYSALAYKKNLVFVVYNRYGNKIYEADKVRNYKWNGTSGNKKIPTGTYWYTITWNENDKNSTPTKYDGWVLVKNRE, encoded by the coding sequence ATGAGAAAACTACTACTTTTTTTTATTTTAATCACTTCACAGCTATATTATTCCCAGTCAGATTGTATCACTGCGATACCTGTATGTGGTAATTCTGATATATCTTATAACTCTGATACTAATGGCAGTATTATTGAACAAACTTCAGGAAGCTGCCTAGGCCTGGAAAACCATTCTGTTTGGTACGTTTTTACCGCTGCAACAACAGGAACAATCGAATTTACAATAAATCCTGATACTATTCCTGGTGTTACTCACTATGATTACGATTTTGCGGTTTATGGACCCAATATAGATTGCGCAACCTGGGATTTCGGAAATGCTGTCAGCTGTAATTATTCTGGGACAAGTGGTCCTACAGGATTAAGTTCTACTCAAACAGGAAGCCAGTGGAACGCTCCGCTTCAAGTAATTGCTGGAGAAGTCTATTATGTTCTTATAGACAATTATATTCCGGCAAGTAATTTAGGATTTTCTCTAACATGGGGTGGTACAGCAGCTCTAACGTCTGCTTTTAACGACCCAGCATTAACGCCTAACCCATTTATTACTCCTGGAGTACCGAATGCAACAAACCCTGCTCTTCCTAATGAAATTTTGAAATGTGCGCTTCCAATGCAATTTGATTTCACAACTTTAACATCCGGTATATTAAATGGTAATCCAAACTTCACTATAACATATCATGATGCTAATAATGATGCAATTACGGGATCGAACCCATTAACTACAACTACCATAAATGGCACAACACTTTATTATTATAGAATAAAATACACCGATCCAGCTAATCCAACTAATCCAGCCAATGGGTGTTTTCAAACAGGAAAGTTTAAATTCAAGCAAGGAAACATTGTTGCGAAGAATGCAACAATACAGGCATGTAATAACAATGGCGCAGGAACAGGAACATTCAACCTTACAACAGCAAATGTCTTTGACGACCCAACTGCGACGAAAAAATACTATCCTACATTAGCAGACCTTAATGCAGGAACCAACGAAATTACAAATCCTACAGCCTATGTATCTGCTCCTAAAACAATTTATGTAAAAGTAACTTCAGTAGAAGGCTGTACCGCTAATTCTACGATTACTTTAAGCTTTTTTCCTGTTGTGGTGGTAACACCTGCAACTTTGGAGTCATGTTTTATTGAAGCTGCAATTACAACTGCTTCTTTCGATCTTACACAAGCAAACGTAACGTCTCAAACAGGTATTACAAAAAGATTTTTCACTTCTCAAGCAAATGCCTTGGCAGGAACTAACGAAATTATTCCGGCTACAAATTATATCACGACAAGTACTGATGTCTATGTGAGAGTAACAAATACTGATGGATGTTATGCTATCACAAAAATCACATTAAAAGTTTTGCCTCCTGTAAAATCATCAGTTCTTAAAGACAAAACTATTTGTTTAGAAGATAAAACGACTCTTGATGCGGGATCAGGATTTGACGGATACGAATGGAGCACTGGTGCTACAACCCAGTCAATCTCAAACGTTGGAGTGGGTGCTTATTGGGTAAAATTAAAAACTGGTAAGTGTTTTACTCTTCAGCAAGTACATGTTTATCCTTCGCAGCAGCCTGTGATTGCAAGTATCGACATTACGAACAATACAATTACAGTAAATGCATCGGGAGGATCTGCACCGTATCAATATTCATTAGACGGTATCAATTGGCAAGATTCTAACGTGTTTACTGGTTTGCCGAGAGGTGAAAACAAAATTTTCGTAAAAGACTCATTCGATTGTAACCCTATCCAAATACAAGTTACTGTTCCGAATCTTGTGAACGCAATTACTCCAAACGGAGACAACGTTAACGACGAAATAGACTACTCTGCTTTAGCTTACAAAAAGAATTTGGTATTCGTTGTTTACAACAGATACGGAAACAAAATCTATGAAGCAGACAAAGTAAGAAACTACAAGTGGAACGGTACCTCTGGAAACAAAAAAATTCCTACAGGAACATATTGGTACACAATCACCTGGAACGAAAACGACAAAAACAGTACACCAACCAAATATGACGGATGGGTATTGGTAAAAAACAGAGAATAA
- a CDS encoding MFS transporter yields MISLLPLKTLQNVEFRNLLTGRFFVVLAFRMLATLLGWWVYQLTKDPFSIGLIGLSEVIPAVSCALYAGHVIDMNEKKRLLLICNYVYVFLISLLMIPAFFDVELHFTGHEITYFIYGVIFFTGIARAFIGPIVPSMIPKIVKKVNLPSAITLNQATFLISSVCGHAAGGFLIGFFGVKWTLLVIVSLLLIASLFFWQLNKQFSEHKKEEIKVMESMREGISYIFKTKEILGALCLDMFAVLFGGAVAMIPVFATDILKTGAEGFGLLNAASDIGSMIIITTLSLVPLRKNQGKILLVVVAGFGLCIIGFGLSHYYWLSFMFLVLSGMLDGISVVIRGTIVQLKTPDHIRGRVLSVNSIFIMSSNEMGQFESGLMAKLLGVVRSVIFGGSMTVLIAIIVGLTNSKLRKMQY; encoded by the coding sequence ATGATTTCACTATTACCGCTCAAAACATTGCAAAATGTAGAATTCAGAAATCTTCTTACCGGGAGATTTTTTGTTGTTTTAGCCTTCAGAATGCTCGCAACTTTACTTGGATGGTGGGTTTATCAGTTAACAAAAGATCCTTTTTCGATCGGACTTATCGGACTATCGGAAGTAATTCCCGCAGTAAGCTGCGCATTGTATGCCGGACACGTCATCGATATGAATGAAAAGAAAAGACTGCTATTGATTTGTAATTATGTATACGTTTTTCTGATCAGCTTACTGATGATTCCTGCCTTTTTTGACGTGGAACTTCATTTTACAGGGCACGAAATCACCTACTTCATTTATGGGGTTATATTTTTCACCGGAATTGCACGAGCTTTTATCGGACCCATTGTGCCGTCTATGATTCCTAAAATTGTGAAGAAAGTGAATCTTCCGAGTGCGATTACTTTAAACCAGGCGACATTCTTGATTTCTTCTGTCTGCGGTCATGCCGCCGGAGGGTTTCTTATCGGTTTTTTTGGTGTAAAATGGACTTTATTGGTTATTGTGTCTCTGCTTTTAATTGCTTCACTTTTTTTCTGGCAGCTGAACAAACAATTTTCTGAGCATAAAAAAGAGGAAATAAAAGTTATGGAAAGCATGCGTGAGGGCATTTCGTATATTTTTAAAACTAAAGAAATTTTAGGAGCCCTTTGTTTAGATATGTTTGCTGTACTTTTTGGAGGTGCCGTTGCCATGATTCCTGTATTTGCAACAGATATTTTAAAAACAGGAGCAGAAGGTTTTGGGTTGCTTAATGCAGCGTCAGATATCGGTTCAATGATTATCATTACTACATTATCACTGGTTCCTTTACGAAAAAACCAGGGGAAAATTCTGTTGGTGGTCGTTGCAGGGTTTGGGTTATGTATTATCGGTTTTGGATTGTCGCATTATTACTGGCTTTCATTTATGTTTTTGGTACTGAGCGGCATGCTTGATGGCATTTCTGTTGTTATACGAGGAACCATTGTACAGCTCAAAACACCGGATCATATTCGTGGAAGAGTACTAAGCGTTAACTCAATTTTCATCATGTCGAGCAATGAAATGGGGCAGTTTGAAAGTGGCTTAATGGCGAAGCTTTTAGGTGTTGTAAGATCAGTAATTTTTGGAGGAAGCATGACCGTATTAATAGCAATAATTGTTGGTTTAACGAACTCCAAATTGAGAAAAATGCAATATTAA
- a CDS encoding GH3 auxin-responsive promoter family protein, which yields MLNFLKKNAALIWAKKHVQKTEEFKKNAEENQAKLLLSLIDTAKKTLFGRTYDFENIRSVEEFQAKVPVADYEDLKPYIEKVKRGQRDILWTETPEYFAKTSGTTSGSKYIPISKEGMPFQVKGAQSALFHYIAKKNNADFVGGKMIFLQGSPELEEVFGIKTGRLSGIVAHHIPNYLQKNRLPSWETNLIDDWETKVDKIVEETEKENMTLISGIPPWLIMYFEKLIEKNGKKIKQIFPNLQLIVTGGVNYEPYREKMEELLGDKVDIVQTFPASEGFFAFQDDYTKEGLLLLTNHGIFYEFIPLEQYGKPDAQRLTLKDIELNKDYALILTTNSGLWAYSIGDVVRFIDKNPHRILVSGRTKHFTSAFGEHVIAFEVEEAVKATVEKLSAQITEFHLAPQVNPEEGLPYHEWFIEFEKEPENLDLFKNELDDQLRKRNTYYDDLISGNILQKLHISTLKKNAFQEYAKSEGKLGGQNKIPRLANDRKIAAILEVYKK from the coding sequence ATGTTAAACTTTCTAAAGAAAAATGCAGCACTGATTTGGGCAAAAAAACATGTTCAAAAAACTGAAGAATTTAAAAAAAATGCTGAAGAAAATCAGGCGAAACTCTTATTATCGCTTATTGACACGGCCAAAAAAACTCTTTTTGGAAGAACATACGATTTTGAAAACATCAGGTCTGTAGAAGAGTTTCAGGCAAAAGTTCCTGTTGCGGATTATGAAGATCTGAAACCTTACATAGAAAAAGTAAAACGTGGGCAACGTGATATTTTGTGGACCGAAACTCCCGAATATTTTGCTAAAACTTCGGGGACAACTTCGGGTTCCAAATACATCCCAATTTCTAAAGAAGGTATGCCGTTTCAGGTAAAAGGCGCTCAAAGTGCACTTTTCCATTATATTGCTAAAAAAAATAATGCCGATTTTGTAGGCGGAAAAATGATTTTTCTACAGGGAAGCCCTGAGCTTGAGGAAGTTTTCGGGATAAAAACCGGAAGGTTATCAGGAATTGTAGCGCATCACATCCCCAATTATCTGCAAAAAAACCGATTACCTAGCTGGGAAACCAATCTGATAGATGATTGGGAAACAAAGGTTGATAAAATCGTAGAAGAAACCGAGAAAGAGAACATGACCTTAATTTCGGGGATACCGCCTTGGCTGATCATGTATTTTGAAAAACTCATTGAGAAAAACGGAAAAAAAATTAAGCAGATATTTCCCAATCTACAACTAATTGTCACAGGCGGTGTCAATTATGAGCCTTACCGCGAAAAAATGGAGGAACTTTTAGGTGACAAAGTAGATATTGTACAAACTTTTCCGGCTTCGGAAGGATTTTTTGCTTTTCAGGATGATTACACCAAAGAAGGCTTATTGCTTTTAACGAATCATGGAATTTTCTATGAATTTATTCCGTTGGAGCAGTATGGAAAACCTGACGCTCAAAGATTAACGTTAAAAGATATTGAACTCAACAAAGATTATGCCTTGATTTTGACGACAAACTCCGGTTTGTGGGCATATTCTATTGGTGATGTTGTCCGCTTTATCGATAAAAATCCACACAGAATTTTGGTAAGCGGAAGAACTAAACATTTCACCTCAGCATTTGGCGAACACGTGATTGCTTTTGAAGTGGAAGAGGCTGTAAAAGCTACTGTAGAAAAATTATCAGCACAGATTACCGAATTCCATTTGGCTCCGCAAGTAAATCCGGAAGAGGGTTTACCGTATCACGAATGGTTTATTGAATTTGAAAAAGAACCTGAAAATTTAGACCTTTTTAAGAATGAACTTGATGATCAGTTGAGAAAACGCAATACATATTACGATGATTTGATCTCGGGAAATATTCTGCAAAAACTTCACATTTCTACACTTAAAAAAAATGCCTTTCAGGAATATGCAAAATCTGAAGGAAAATTGGGGGGTCAAAATAAAATACCAAGATTGGCCAACGATAGAAAAATAGCAGCAATACTTGAAGTTTATAAAAAATAG
- the dnaB gene encoding replicative DNA helicase yields the protein MAQKETLSSLTQGNFARELSIADGKMPPNAIDFERLVIGTFLIDKKGLDHSIDLLTPEVFYDPRHQVIFSVILKLYEGNHPVDIMTVIQEMKKTDKLSSAGGDHYIIELTMGVSSSAHIEYHVRVILEKYILRSLINVSANVIDTSYKESTDVFELLDKAEQSFFEITNGTIKKGFDTANTLVKQAIDTIKSLKDKEGISGVPSGFRDVDKETGGWQNSDLIIIAARPAMGKTAFILSMARNIAVEYKIPMALFSLEMASVQLITRMIASETKISSEKLRKGTLDDEEWQRLFSNVSELENAPLYIDETPSLSIFDFRAKCRRLVMQHGVRLIMVDYLQLMTAGGGGKGSGNREQEISMISRSLKAIAKELNVPVIALSQLSRSVETRPGKRPQLSDLRESGAIEQDADIVSFIFRPEYYKITVWDNDEDGAETPTENQAELIIAKHRNGATADVRLSFLKHFAKFGNIEEATNGMGYSNNHGEPSGFEKIKTTIQPGAAFDLPDSSKLSGSSMNDLDDEEDFPF from the coding sequence ATGGCGCAGAAAGAAACACTCTCTTCTCTTACACAGGGGAACTTTGCTAGGGAACTGTCGATTGCAGATGGAAAAATGCCTCCCAATGCAATAGATTTTGAAAGATTGGTAATAGGTACTTTTTTAATTGACAAAAAGGGGCTAGATCATTCTATTGACCTACTTACTCCGGAAGTTTTTTATGATCCGAGACATCAGGTTATATTTTCTGTTATTCTGAAACTGTACGAAGGAAATCACCCCGTAGACATCATGACTGTTATTCAGGAGATGAAAAAGACAGACAAACTCAGTTCTGCAGGCGGCGATCATTATATAATAGAGCTTACGATGGGAGTAAGTTCATCAGCTCATATCGAATATCACGTACGTGTCATTCTTGAAAAATATATTTTAAGAAGTTTAATTAATGTTTCAGCTAATGTTATAGACACTTCCTACAAAGAATCTACCGATGTATTCGAACTTCTTGATAAAGCTGAACAATCATTTTTTGAAATCACAAACGGTACCATCAAAAAAGGGTTTGACACCGCCAACACTTTGGTAAAGCAGGCCATTGACACTATTAAATCTTTAAAAGATAAAGAAGGGATCTCTGGTGTACCTTCGGGATTCAGAGATGTCGATAAAGAAACCGGGGGCTGGCAAAATTCTGACCTTATTATTATTGCTGCGCGTCCGGCGATGGGGAAGACAGCATTTATCCTATCAATGGCGAGAAATATTGCCGTGGAATACAAAATCCCAATGGCATTGTTTTCATTAGAGATGGCATCGGTACAGCTCATCACAAGGATGATTGCTTCCGAAACAAAAATTTCATCAGAAAAATTAAGAAAAGGAACGTTGGATGATGAAGAATGGCAAAGACTATTTTCAAATGTCTCAGAATTAGAAAACGCTCCTTTATATATTGACGAAACTCCTTCCCTGTCCATATTTGACTTCAGAGCAAAATGCCGAAGACTGGTAATGCAGCACGGAGTAAGACTAATAATGGTCGACTACCTTCAGCTGATGACTGCAGGAGGTGGCGGAAAAGGTAGTGGAAACCGTGAGCAGGAAATTTCGATGATTTCGCGTTCATTAAAAGCGATTGCAAAAGAATTAAATGTGCCTGTAATTGCACTTTCTCAGCTTTCGAGAAGTGTGGAAACCCGTCCCGGAAAACGACCTCAGCTTTCTGACCTTAGAGAATCCGGAGCAATTGAGCAGGATGCCGATATTGTATCTTTTATTTTCAGACCTGAATATTACAAAATTACTGTTTGGGATAATGACGAGGATGGAGCAGAAACACCTACCGAAAACCAGGCAGAATTGATTATTGCAAAACACAGAAACGGTGCCACTGCCGATGTAAGATTATCTTTCCTGAAACATTTTGCAAAATTCGGGAATATCGAAGAGGCTACCAACGGAATGGGCTACTCCAATAATCATGGCGAGCCAAGTGGTTTTGAAAAAATTAAGACTACCATTCAACCAGGAGCAGCATTTGACCTTCCGGATAGTTCTAAACTTTCAGGGTCATCGATGAACGATCTTGATGATGAAGAAGATTTTCCGTTTTAA
- a CDS encoding T9SS type B sorting domain-containing protein, with translation MKKTLLFFLLITSQIIFAQSSSDCGGTVQVCGNTPISFTPTGPGDIKEDLGGCMTSDEHFSIWYTFTIATSGTLTFTIAPNTLSNDYDWALYGPNVSCSSLGTPIRCNYSGTSGNTGLNFTNTNTTSDATQSPFCSFLNVVAGETYYIVVDNFSQSASGFVLNWGGTATLVSPFNSAFQPNPFIPPGDPGAAPTDPNEVIVCTEPPVFDFSTLSTGIINGNPNFIVSYYKNSNDAISGNNPILGPIPVNTTDVYYYVITYSDPSAPGGAISRCRLPGTFKFVQRAINVVDATLTSCNNNNAGTAMYDLTTANVINDPTVTKKFYPSLSDLNNGTGQISNPYQYVSAVGSVFVLVTSQYGCTDIAEIKLNFYPEIIVTEATLRSCFIETTPTLGQFDLTDATVNGQTGMTKKYYPSMADAVNETNEIVTANTYIAPTGYAYVRVSNGEGCYNVAKVNLVVIPPVYSTVLVDKIICAEDKTTLDAGAGFDGYLWSTGETTQTISDVGVGTYWVKLKTGDCIARQDVKVYASEQPVISNIEISNSTITVHVIGGTPPYQYSIDNINWQDSNVFTNISRGDHTVFVKDNYDCVPIQVNVVVPNITNVITPNGDGVNDVIDYSALSGKQNLVLSIFDRYGSKIYQADKTNGYKWDGTANGSKKAPTGNYWYSVTWNENNKQSTPIKFSGWVLLKNRE, from the coding sequence ATGAAAAAAACTCTACTCTTTTTTTTACTGATTACATCCCAGATAATTTTTGCACAATCCAGCTCAGACTGTGGCGGAACTGTGCAAGTCTGCGGAAATACGCCTATTTCTTTTACTCCTACCGGACCCGGAGATATTAAAGAAGATCTGGGTGGATGCATGACTTCTGATGAGCACTTTTCTATCTGGTATACGTTTACCATTGCTACATCAGGAACGTTAACCTTTACTATTGCACCCAACACCTTGTCTAATGACTATGATTGGGCATTATACGGACCCAATGTATCGTGCAGTAGCTTAGGAACACCGATACGATGCAATTATTCTGGTACCTCTGGTAATACAGGATTAAATTTCACGAATACTAATACTACATCTGATGCTACACAATCACCATTTTGTTCATTTTTGAATGTTGTGGCAGGAGAAACTTACTACATTGTTGTTGATAATTTTTCACAATCTGCTAGTGGATTTGTATTAAACTGGGGTGGAACAGCAACTTTAGTATCACCATTTAATTCAGCGTTCCAGCCAAATCCATTTATTCCACCTGGAGATCCGGGAGCAGCACCAACAGATCCTAACGAAGTGATTGTTTGTACTGAGCCTCCTGTATTTGATTTCAGCACATTATCGACAGGAATTATAAACGGTAACCCAAACTTTATAGTTTCATATTATAAGAATTCTAATGATGCAATTAGTGGAAACAATCCTATTTTGGGTCCTATCCCGGTAAATACGACAGATGTTTACTATTATGTCATTACATATTCTGATCCAAGCGCACCTGGAGGAGCCATCAGCAGATGTAGGCTACCCGGCACATTTAAATTTGTACAACGCGCCATTAATGTTGTTGATGCTACTTTAACGAGCTGTAACAATAACAACGCAGGAACCGCAATGTATGATTTAACTACAGCAAATGTGATCAATGACCCTACGGTTACAAAGAAGTTTTACCCTTCACTTTCTGACCTAAATAACGGAACCGGACAAATCAGCAATCCCTATCAATATGTATCTGCAGTAGGATCTGTTTTTGTTTTGGTTACTTCACAATACGGATGTACAGACATAGCAGAAATCAAGTTGAATTTCTATCCGGAGATCATTGTTACTGAAGCTACGTTGAGATCATGTTTTATAGAAACTACTCCAACATTAGGACAGTTTGATCTAACAGACGCAACGGTTAACGGGCAAACGGGCATGACTAAGAAGTACTATCCTTCAATGGCTGATGCCGTAAACGAAACTAATGAAATAGTGACTGCAAATACTTACATTGCTCCGACGGGATATGCTTATGTGAGAGTTTCTAATGGTGAAGGATGTTACAATGTAGCCAAAGTAAATCTGGTTGTTATTCCGCCTGTTTATTCTACAGTTCTGGTAGATAAAATTATTTGTGCAGAAGACAAAACCACTTTAGATGCAGGTGCAGGATTTGACGGTTATCTATGGAGCACCGGTGAAACTACTCAAACTATATCAGATGTAGGAGTAGGTACGTATTGGGTAAAATTGAAAACGGGTGACTGTATCGCTAGACAAGATGTAAAAGTGTACGCTTCAGAGCAACCTGTTATATCAAATATTGAAATCTCAAACAGCACAATTACCGTACACGTAATTGGTGGAACGCCTCCTTACCAATACTCAATTGATAATATAAACTGGCAGGATTCTAATGTTTTCACTAATATTTCTAGAGGTGATCACACTGTTTTTGTTAAAGACAACTACGATTGTGTGCCTATTCAGGTAAATGTCGTGGTTCCAAATATTACAAACGTGATCACTCCAAATGGAGATGGTGTAAATGATGTAATAGACTACTCTGCATTATCCGGAAAACAAAACTTAGTTCTAAGTATTTTTGACAGATATGGATCTAAAATCTATCAGGCCGATAAAACTAATGGTTATAAATGGGATGGCACAGCAAATGGAAGCAAGAAAGCACCTACAGGAAACTACTGGTATTCAGTAACCTGGAACGAAAACAATAAACAAAGTACACCAATCAAATTCTCTGGATGGGTATTATTGAAAAACAGGGAATAA